Below is a genomic region from Chryseobacterium scophthalmum.
GCAAATTTATTGATTTTTATCTTTATACAATTCCAAATGTACTAAATATTAATTTTTGAAAATGTTTAATATTAAACATGGTGAAAATTGATTGTCTGGATTCTCTTTAATGCAATGTTATTGAGTGTGTTATTTTAATTTATGCAGGAGATATTATTTTAAACATAGTTTTCTTTTATTACTTTGTTTAAAATTTTAAGATTTATTAACAGACCTAAACAAAATAATTTTATATTTGGGTTATATAATAATAGTCTATGAAAAAAATATTAATATCAACCGCTTTATTGGCTGGAGTTTTATCTTATGCAGGAGGCTTTAGAGTTTCTTTGCAAGGGGTAAAGCAATTGGCAATGGCACATACAAGTGCACATGCTGAAGATGCGAGTGTTGCATTCTTTAATCCGGCAGGTATGTCATTTATTCCTTCTAAACTAAGTATTGTTGCAGGAGGTTTTGGAGCAAGTAATAAAGTTACTTTTCAGAATTTAAATACTTTACAAAGTACAGAGACTGATAATCCGTTGGGTACACCAATTTATGCAGCGATTGCTTATAAGCCGATTGATAAATTATCGATTGGTTTTAGTTTTTCTACGCCTTTTGGTAGCACAATTCAGTATCCTTACGATTGGGAAGGAAGAGAAATGGTACAGAAACTTGAGCTGAAAAGTTTTTATTTCCAGCCTATGGTTTCTGTGAAAATGGCAGACTGGGTTTCTTTCGGTGCGAGTTATATTTACGCAAGAGGATCGGTAAATTGGGATAAAGCAGTGACGCAATTTGGCGGAACGGTTAATATTAACGACGAGAAAGCAAGTGGTCACGGTTATGGTTTTGGTTTTTATTTCAGACCAGATCCAAAATTTGATATGAGTATTGCATACCGTTCACCCGTTGATATGAAAGCTAAAAAAGGAACTGCAACTTTCGTAGCGCCTGCACAAACTACTGTAAACACGCTTTTAGGATTGAACGGAGCGGGACAGGATAGTTTCACAGCAACTTTACCTCTTGTAGAAGAATATACAATTGGTTTAACATATAGAGTTACTCCAAAATGGCAAATCTCTGCAGATTTCAACTACCATGGTTGGGAAAGATATAGTAGACTGACTTTAGATTTTGCTAATGCACCAATTGGAAATCAGGCAGATCCTACAATATTGGTTGCTCCAAAGAACTTTAAAAATTCAAAAACAGTAAGATTAGGAACTCAGTATGCATTCACTAATATGATTTATGGTCGTTTAGGTGCTTATTACGATGAATCTCCTTATTCTGATGAAAACTTCATTCCAGAAACACCATCTTTTGACTCTTTTGTGTTGACAGGAGGTTTAGGTTTCAAGCTTAATAAATTCGGAGTTGACGTTGCTGGAGGTTATGCAATGCCACAAAGCAGAGATGTG
It encodes:
- a CDS encoding OmpP1/FadL family transporter — translated: MKKILISTALLAGVLSYAGGFRVSLQGVKQLAMAHTSAHAEDASVAFFNPAGMSFIPSKLSIVAGGFGASNKVTFQNLNTLQSTETDNPLGTPIYAAIAYKPIDKLSIGFSFSTPFGSTIQYPYDWEGREMVQKLELKSFYFQPMVSVKMADWVSFGASYIYARGSVNWDKAVTQFGGTVNINDEKASGHGYGFGFYFRPDPKFDMSIAYRSPVDMKAKKGTATFVAPAQTTVNTLLGLNGAGQDSFTATLPLVEEYTIGLTYRVTPKWQISADFNYHGWERYSRLTLDFANAPIGNQADPTILVAPKNFKNSKTVRLGTQYAFTNMIYGRLGAYYDESPYSDENFIPETPSFDSFVLTGGLGFKLNKFGVDVAGGYAMPQSRDVKNNYLGFYGQAKAKAFYFGLGLSYNAF